GGCTTGCTGATGCTGGCTTTCATTGCCGCCATCGCCTGGTTCTTCGCCCTGCCGGCCTGGCTCTGGGCGCGCTGGCTGCGCCGCAATGAAGCGCCGCTGGCCGACGCCCTGGCATTCGCCGCGCTGTGGGTAGGCCAGGAAGCATTCCGCGGCTGGTTCCTGACAGGCTTTCCATGGCTCTACTCCGGCTACAGCCAGCTTGACGGCCCACTGGCCGGCCTGGCTCCGCTGGGCGGCATGTGGCTGATCTCTTTCAGCCTCGCGCTGAGCGCCGCCCTGCTCTACAACCTGCCCAGCCTGGTCCGTGCAGGACGCAAAGGCTTTATCGCCGCCGGCCTGGTGCTGCTGGCCGCCCCCTGGATCATCGGCATGGCCCTCAAGGGCCACGCCTGGACCAGCCCCGCGGGCGAACCGCTGAGCGTGGCGGCGGTGCAGGGCAATATCGAACAGAGCCTGAAATGGGACCCCGCGCAGCTCAATGCCCAGTTGGCGCTGTATCGCGACATGAGCTTCAGCTCCAGGCGCGTGGACCTGCTGGTCTGGCCGGAAACCGCGGTCCCCGTGCTCAAGGAGTCGGCCGAAGGCTACCTGAACATGATGGGTAACTTTGCCGCGGATCGGCATTCGGCCCTCATCACCGGCGTGCCGATCCGCGAGGAAGTGCACCACCAGAAGCGTTACTTCAACAGCATCACCGTGGTCGGTGAAGGCGATGGCGAGTACCTCAAGCAGAAGCTCGTGCCCTTCGGCGAGTATGTGCCCCTGCAGGACCTGCTGCGGGGCTTGATCGCCTTCTTCGACCTGCCCATGTCGGACTTCGCCCGCGGCCCCGCCGACCAGCCTCTGCTGCAAGCCAAGGGTTACCAGATCGCGCCGTTCATCTGCTACGAAGTGGTGTACCCGGAATTCGCCGCCAGCCTGTCGGCACGCAGCGACCTGTTGCTGACGATCAGCAACGACACCTGGTTCGGCACCTCGATCGGCCCGCTGCAACACTTGCAGATGGCCCAGATGCGCGCTCTGGAAGCCGGACGCTGGATGATCCGCGCAACCAACAACGGGGTGACCGGCCTGATCGACCCATTCGGCAAGATCACCGTGCAGATCCCCCAGTTCGAACGCGGGATTCTCTATGGCGAGGTCGTGCCGATGCACGACCTGACGCCTTATCTGCAATGGCGCTCGTGGCCGCTGATCATCCTGTGCGTCCTGCTGTTCGGCTGGGCCCTGCTGGCCAGCCGGATCGCCAAGACCCTGTGATGCCATTGCGAGCAGGCTCGCTCCTACAGCTCCCGAGCACCTGTAGGAACGAGCCCGCTCACAACGAATCTAGGGCTTGCCCCGATAGAACAGCTTGTACCCCAGCAGCCCCACCGCTTCGTTCAATAACTGGCCACTCTGCCAGATCGACTTGAACTCCGGCATCCAGCCGCCCAAGGGCCTGGCGTTATCCACTCCCAGGAAGCCTACGGGCGCCGGCACCACCGTGAACCCCGCCTGCTCGAAGCTCCAGACGGCTCGCTGCATATGCCACGCCTGGGTAACCAACACCACCCGCTTGACGCCTTGCGGCTCCAGCACTTG
This portion of the Pseudomonas sp. MRSN 12121 genome encodes:
- the lnt gene encoding apolipoprotein N-acyltransferase, whose amino-acid sequence is MTRLLLRSTRPGWPGNLLAMVAGAITTLALAPYDIWPLALLAVGFFYAGLRELSPRQALWRGWCFGFGLFGAGTSWIYVSIHTYGGASALLAGLLMLAFIAAIAWFFALPAWLWARWLRRNEAPLADALAFAALWVGQEAFRGWFLTGFPWLYSGYSQLDGPLAGLAPLGGMWLISFSLALSAALLYNLPSLVRAGRKGFIAAGLVLLAAPWIIGMALKGHAWTSPAGEPLSVAAVQGNIEQSLKWDPAQLNAQLALYRDMSFSSRRVDLLVWPETAVPVLKESAEGYLNMMGNFAADRHSALITGVPIREEVHHQKRYFNSITVVGEGDGEYLKQKLVPFGEYVPLQDLLRGLIAFFDLPMSDFARGPADQPLLQAKGYQIAPFICYEVVYPEFAASLSARSDLLLTISNDTWFGTSIGPLQHLQMAQMRALEAGRWMIRATNNGVTGLIDPFGKITVQIPQFERGILYGEVVPMHDLTPYLQWRSWPLIILCVLLFGWALLASRIAKTL